In one Flavobacteriales bacterium genomic region, the following are encoded:
- the sucD gene encoding succinate--CoA ligase subunit alpha — protein MSVLVNKNSKVIVQGFTGSEGTFHASQMIEYGTNVVGGVTPGKGGQTHLERPVFETVSEAVANTGADVSIIFVPPAFAADAIMEAAEAGIKVIVCITEGIPVKDMVQAREYLRGKDCTLIGPNCPGVITAEECKVGIMPGFVFKKGPVGIVSKSGTLTYEAADQVVKAGMGITTAIGIGGDPIIGTTTLEAVQLFANDPETKAIVMIGEIGGDLEIRAAKWIKEHCKKPVVGFIAGETAPKGRTMGHAGAIVSGADESAAAKKAVMRECGIHVVDSPATIGAKVKEVLG, from the coding sequence ATGAGCGTACTCGTCAACAAGAACAGCAAGGTCATCGTCCAGGGCTTCACCGGCAGTGAAGGCACCTTCCATGCCTCCCAGATGATCGAGTACGGCACCAACGTGGTGGGCGGCGTCACGCCCGGCAAAGGCGGCCAGACGCACCTTGAGCGCCCGGTGTTCGAGACCGTGAGCGAGGCCGTCGCCAATACGGGGGCTGATGTCAGCATCATCTTCGTGCCGCCGGCCTTCGCCGCCGATGCCATCATGGAGGCCGCCGAGGCCGGCATCAAGGTCATCGTCTGCATCACCGAGGGCATCCCCGTGAAGGACATGGTACAGGCCCGCGAGTACCTGCGCGGCAAGGATTGCACCCTCATCGGCCCCAACTGCCCCGGCGTGATCACGGCCGAGGAATGCAAGGTGGGCATCATGCCCGGATTCGTGTTCAAGAAGGGCCCGGTGGGGATCGTGAGCAAGAGCGGCACGCTCACCTACGAGGCGGCCGACCAGGTGGTGAAGGCGGGCATGGGCATCACCACGGCAATCGGCATCGGTGGCGACCCGATCATCGGCACCACTACCCTCGAGGCCGTGCAGCTCTTCGCCAATGACCCGGAGACGAAGGCCATCGTGATGATCGGCGAGATCGGCGGCGACCTGGAGATCAGGGCGGCCAAGTGGATCAAGGAGCACTGCAAGAAGCCCGTGGTGGGCTTCATCGCCGGCGAGACGGCGCCGAAGGGCCGTACCATGGGCCACGCCGGCGCCATCGTGAGCGGCGCCGACGAGAGTGCAGCGGCCAAGAAGGCCGTGATGCGCGAGTGCGGCATCCACGTGGTGGACAGCCCCGCCACCATCGGCGCCAAGGTGAAGGAGGTGCTGGGCTGA
- a CDS encoding ZIP family metal transporter gives MKDLLDFFQRIDPVHAAVLATTFTWLVTASGAAVVFLFKDLPRKWLDGMLGFTGGVMIAASYWSLLAPSIALSERMGLLPWLPPAIGFALGALFIFVLDRYVPHLHINFDPSASEGVRTQWRRTTLLILAITLHNIPEGLAVGVLFGGVAAGLPEATIGGAVALAIGIGLQNFPEGIAVSMPLRRMGLSRRRSFWYGQLSAIVEPVAGFVGAVAVLHMQVVLPYALAFAAGAMIYVVVEEVIPETQQDRHTDLATLGFIGGFIVMMVLDVALG, from the coding sequence ATGAAGGACCTGCTCGATTTCTTCCAGCGCATCGACCCGGTGCATGCCGCGGTGCTGGCCACCACCTTCACCTGGCTGGTCACCGCCTCCGGCGCCGCGGTGGTCTTCCTCTTCAAGGACCTGCCCCGCAAATGGCTCGATGGCATGCTGGGCTTCACCGGCGGCGTGATGATCGCCGCGAGCTACTGGAGCCTGCTCGCGCCCAGCATCGCTCTCAGCGAGCGCATGGGGCTCCTTCCCTGGCTCCCGCCGGCCATCGGCTTCGCGCTGGGCGCCCTCTTCATCTTCGTGCTGGACCGCTACGTGCCGCACCTGCACATCAACTTCGACCCCAGCGCCAGCGAAGGCGTGCGCACCCAGTGGCGCCGCACCACGCTCCTCATCCTGGCCATCACGCTGCACAACATCCCTGAGGGCCTGGCCGTGGGCGTGCTCTTCGGCGGCGTGGCGGCGGGACTGCCGGAGGCCACCATCGGCGGCGCCGTGGCCCTGGCCATCGGCATCGGGCTGCAGAACTTCCCCGAGGGCATCGCCGTGAGCATGCCGCTTCGGCGCATGGGCCTTTCCCGCAGGCGCAGCTTCTGGTACGGCCAGCTCAGCGCCATCGTGGAGCCCGTGGCGGGCTTCGTGGGGGCGGTGGCCGTCCTGCACATGCAGGTGGTGCTGCCCTACGCGCTGGCCTTCGCGGCGGGCGCCATGATCTATGTGGTGGTGGAGGAGGTGATCCCCGAGACGCAGCAGGACAGGCACACCGACCTCGCCACCCTGGGCTTCATCGGCGGCTTCATCGTGATGATGGTGCTCGATGTGGCGCTCGGCTGA
- a CDS encoding sterol desaturase family protein, translating into MSRNEGARIFGHQALEALTRTHIAVPLVLFYGSGIAGILHSALHLPIGSWALSGMVLLGVLTFTLVEYLIHRFLYHIPADGPGRARFQFIIHGVHHEHPRDKRRLAMPPILSVLIAVLLMGLLHWLLGPQGLSFGAGFLMGYATYLLIHYSIHAYRPPRNFLRALWKHHHLHHYAGDDRAFGVSSPLWDWVFGTLPREPRDRKG; encoded by the coding sequence ATGTCGAGGAACGAAGGCGCGCGGATCTTCGGCCACCAGGCCTTGGAGGCCCTCACCCGGACCCACATCGCGGTGCCCTTGGTGCTCTTCTATGGTTCCGGCATTGCCGGCATCCTGCATTCCGCCCTTCACCTCCCGATTGGGTCATGGGCCCTTTCAGGCATGGTGCTGCTCGGGGTGCTGACCTTCACGCTGGTGGAGTACCTCATCCACCGGTTCCTCTACCACATCCCAGCGGATGGCCCGGGCCGTGCGCGCTTCCAGTTCATCATCCACGGTGTGCATCATGAGCACCCGCGCGATAAGCGGCGACTGGCCATGCCCCCCATCCTTTCGGTGCTCATCGCCGTGCTGCTCATGGGCCTCCTCCATTGGTTGCTGGGACCCCAAGGGCTGTCCTTCGGCGCCGGTTTCCTCATGGGCTATGCCACCTACCTGCTGATCCATTATTCCATCCACGCCTACAGGCCGCCGAGGAATTTCCTCCGTGCCCTCTGGAAGCATCACCACCTGCATCACTACGCGGGCGACGACCGGGCATTCGGCGTGAGTTCGCCGCTCTGGGACTGGGTGTTCGGCACGCTCCCGCGTGAGCCCCGCGACCGCAAGGGCTGA
- a CDS encoding metal-dependent transcriptional regulator yields the protein MLTRSEEDHLKAVHALLQEGDRALTKDIAARLRTKASSVTDMLKRLAGKKLLRHEPYYGARLTATGEAIALQLVRRHRLWETFLVERLGFGWDEVHEVAEQMEHVASEQLIDKLDAYLGHPAFDPHGDPIPDRHGRIRARKTVRLSSCAQGRTVRIAAVSETTDGLLRLLDAKGLRIGSVLTIQDVHAYDGSMDVKPRSGAAFSLSKDVSHHLQVEPA from the coding sequence ATGCTCACCCGCAGCGAGGAGGACCACCTCAAGGCCGTGCACGCGCTCCTGCAGGAGGGGGACCGCGCGCTCACGAAGGACATCGCCGCGCGGCTGCGCACCAAGGCCAGCAGCGTCACCGACATGCTGAAGCGGCTGGCGGGGAAGAAGCTGCTGAGGCACGAGCCCTACTACGGGGCGCGGCTCACCGCGACTGGCGAGGCCATCGCGCTGCAGCTGGTGCGCCGGCACCGCCTGTGGGAGACCTTCCTCGTGGAGCGGCTCGGCTTCGGCTGGGACGAGGTGCATGAGGTGGCCGAGCAGATGGAGCATGTGGCCAGCGAGCAGCTCATCGACAAGCTCGACGCGTACCTCGGCCATCCGGCCTTCGACCCGCACGGCGACCCCATACCGGACAGGCATGGCCGGATCCGCGCGCGCAAGACGGTGCGGCTCAGCAGCTGCGCGCAGGGCCGCACCGTGCGCATCGCGGCGGTGAGCGAGACCACGGATGGGCTGCTGCGGCTGCTCGACGCGAAGGGGCTCCGCATCGGCAGCGTGCTCACCATCCAGGACGTGCACGCCTATGATGGCAGCATGGACGTGAAGCCCCGCAGCGGGGCCGCCTTCAGCCTCAGCAAGGATGTGAGCCATCACCTGCAAGTGGAACCCGCATGA
- a CDS encoding MFS transporter — MDRRLVILFITIFIDLVGFGIFVPVVPIYARELNASESLVGDTGALFSLMMFIFTPFWGTLSDRFGRRPVILIAVGLSALSYVLFAHATTITLLIVSRMLTGIGSGNITAAQAYITDITPPDQRAKALGLIGAAFGLGFIFGPPLGSLVFDRLGVEWVGYVAAIMCLVNLVAVWAFLPESLQEKVTHRKIRIKPVTSAIKALREPRFRDLFIISFIYITAFSMMQMTIAMLWYDDYGLDKRQIGYMFAIVGLGSAIVQGTMVGWLQRTFGERNLMIYGALMVAVGLGMIAFIPDSLFLPLSIISIALLSLGNGSLSPTLLSQLSRNAEQHEQGEVLGMNQSFGSLARIAGPALGGRLYEMGHSLPYVASGLVMLGGLYYVHGYLRAVAGRKTA; from the coding sequence ATGGACCGACGGCTCGTCATCCTCTTCATCACCATCTTCATCGACCTGGTGGGCTTCGGGATCTTCGTTCCGGTGGTGCCGATCTACGCCCGCGAGCTCAACGCCAGCGAGTCGCTGGTGGGGGATACGGGCGCCCTCTTCAGCCTGATGATGTTCATCTTCACCCCGTTCTGGGGCACCTTGAGCGACCGGTTCGGGCGGCGGCCGGTCATCCTCATCGCCGTGGGGCTCTCTGCCCTCAGCTATGTGCTCTTCGCGCACGCCACCACCATCACGCTCCTCATCGTCAGCCGCATGCTCACGGGCATCGGGTCGGGCAACATCACCGCCGCGCAGGCCTACATCACGGACATCACCCCGCCCGATCAGCGCGCGAAGGCCCTCGGCCTCATCGGTGCGGCATTCGGCCTGGGCTTCATCTTCGGCCCGCCCTTGGGGAGCCTGGTCTTCGACCGGCTGGGCGTGGAATGGGTGGGCTACGTGGCGGCGATCATGTGCCTCGTCAACCTGGTGGCCGTGTGGGCCTTCCTGCCCGAATCGCTGCAGGAGAAGGTCACCCACCGCAAGATCCGGATCAAACCGGTGACCAGTGCCATCAAGGCCTTGCGCGAACCCCGCTTCCGCGACCTGTTCATCATCAGCTTCATCTACATCACCGCCTTCAGCATGATGCAGATGACCATCGCCATGCTCTGGTACGATGACTACGGCTTGGACAAGAGGCAGATCGGGTACATGTTCGCCATCGTGGGCCTGGGTTCGGCGATCGTGCAGGGCACCATGGTGGGCTGGCTCCAGCGCACCTTCGGGGAGCGGAACCTGATGATCTACGGTGCGCTCATGGTGGCGGTGGGGCTGGGCATGATCGCCTTCATCCCGGACAGCCTCTTCCTGCCGCTGAGCATCATCTCCATCGCGCTGCTCTCCCTCGGCAACGGGAGCCTGAGCCCCACCTTGCTATCGCAGCTCAGCCGCAATGCCGAGCAGCATGAGCAGGGGGAGGTGCTGGGCATGAACCAGAGCTTCGGTTCGCTGGCGCGGATCGCAGGCCCTGCGCTCGGCGGCCGGCTCTACGAGATGGGGCACAGCCTGCCCTATGTCGCATCGGGGCTGGTGATGCTCGGCGGCCTGTACTACGTGCACGGCTACCTGCGGGCCGTGGCCGGGCGCAAGACAGCGTGA
- a CDS encoding glycosyltransferase family 39 protein: MDWRAHIARYGDAPWPGAPWARWSLVGLLALGAILRFWDLPHLPYTHDELSALVRLYPTLSETITTGVAALDTHPPGVQVFEWLWTRIFTMEEADVKLPFILMSLAAIALLYRFSMAWTGEGAAVVLSALMTVLQYAVFYGQLARPYAAGLFTTALLADQLTRHLASGSRRTLVGAGLAAVLSAYTHHFALLLAALMAGSVLLLIPRERRKAYGLMCGAVVLAYLPNLPIFLKQLRQGGLSGWLPPPDGGWPVRYASYLSHDDGMLATVMLVGVAASLFLTVRHGGASGPARWLLPLWGGAPLIIGYAYSVWRAPVLQYSVILYSFPYLALFLLQGLRHLERRGALTVMFMLAAVGTASLAQQRKHFVVNYHSTYEAILRTAMDVHREAGAEGSLLLIDAPAHLTGFYQRLWGGEAAALPLVNIREGWSAGRLDSLLSANGSKQVVYGRSNGAVAEHAALIQHRFPRLVDRRDFAEGQVFRFASLPVPMQWFDRDTVAHIGTHRLGPWRVDEWLPRLPEAGWDYTGFEFGIAIDLPLDSLVQHRDDHLELIAVVDGFVPGTRASIVADVRQADSTVFYRTGDLDAGHRPDGPVAMVVAISPGDLEDHRPGRVLRAYVYSPDKAPLRIRSVTLMRRTWNPLRDAVLRPIPWLGRFPPE, encoded by the coding sequence ATGGATTGGCGCGCCCACATTGCCCGGTATGGCGATGCCCCCTGGCCCGGCGCCCCATGGGCCCGCTGGAGCCTGGTGGGCCTGCTGGCCTTGGGGGCCATTCTCCGCTTCTGGGACCTGCCCCACCTTCCCTATACGCATGACGAGCTCAGCGCACTGGTGCGCCTCTACCCCACCCTTTCCGAGACCATCACCACGGGCGTAGCGGCGCTGGACACCCATCCGCCCGGTGTGCAGGTCTTCGAGTGGCTGTGGACGCGCATCTTCACCATGGAGGAGGCCGATGTGAAGCTGCCATTCATCCTCATGAGCCTGGCCGCCATCGCCCTGCTCTACCGCTTCTCCATGGCCTGGACGGGTGAAGGGGCGGCCGTGGTGCTGTCGGCGCTCATGACGGTCCTGCAGTACGCGGTCTTCTACGGTCAGCTTGCGCGGCCCTATGCTGCCGGGCTTTTCACAACAGCCCTCCTGGCCGACCAGCTCACGCGGCATCTGGCCTCCGGCAGCCGGCGAACGCTCGTTGGTGCTGGGCTGGCCGCCGTGCTCAGCGCCTACACCCACCATTTCGCGCTGCTCCTCGCTGCGCTGATGGCCGGCAGCGTCTTGCTGCTGATCCCACGGGAGCGACGCAAGGCCTATGGGTTGATGTGCGGTGCGGTGGTGCTGGCGTACCTGCCGAACCTGCCCATCTTCCTGAAGCAGCTGCGCCAGGGCGGATTGAGCGGCTGGCTGCCACCGCCCGATGGCGGCTGGCCGGTCCGGTACGCGTCATACCTGTCGCATGATGATGGCATGCTGGCAACGGTGATGCTCGTCGGCGTTGCGGCATCGCTGTTCCTTACCGTGCGCCATGGTGGCGCATCCGGACCGGCCCGCTGGTTGCTCCCGCTCTGGGGGGGCGCACCGCTCATCATCGGCTATGCTTACTCGGTCTGGCGCGCCCCGGTACTGCAGTACTCCGTCATCCTGTACTCATTCCCTTACCTCGCGCTCTTCCTCCTCCAGGGCTTGCGCCACCTCGAGCGCCGTGGCGCACTGACCGTGATGTTCATGCTCGCGGCGGTGGGCACGGCCTCCCTGGCACAGCAACGCAAGCACTTCGTGGTCAACTACCACTCCACGTACGAGGCCATCCTGCGCACCGCAATGGACGTCCACCGTGAAGCGGGCGCCGAGGGATCGCTGCTGCTGATCGATGCGCCCGCGCACCTGACCGGATTCTATCAACGGCTCTGGGGCGGCGAGGCCGCAGCGCTCCCGCTCGTGAACATCCGCGAGGGCTGGAGCGCAGGCCGCCTTGACTCCCTGCTCTCCGCGAACGGCAGCAAGCAGGTGGTATACGGCCGCAGCAATGGAGCGGTGGCCGAGCATGCCGCGCTCATCCAGCACCGGTTCCCACGGCTGGTGGATCGCCGGGACTTCGCGGAGGGCCAGGTGTTCCGGTTCGCGTCCCTCCCGGTTCCCATGCAATGGTTCGACCGTGATACGGTAGCCCATATCGGAACCCATCGCCTTGGCCCATGGCGTGTGGATGAATGGCTGCCGCGCCTGCCCGAGGCCGGATGGGACTACACCGGGTTCGAGTTCGGCATCGCCATCGACCTGCCCTTGGATAGCCTGGTGCAGCACCGGGACGACCACCTGGAGCTGATTGCCGTGGTGGACGGTTTCGTGCCGGGGACAAGGGCCTCGATCGTGGCGGATGTCCGTCAGGCGGACAGCACCGTGTTCTACCGCACCGGAGACCTGGATGCCGGCCACCGCCCCGACGGCCCCGTGGCCATGGTCGTTGCCATCAGCCCCGGGGATCTCGAGGACCATCGGCCCGGACGCGTCCTCCGTGCTTATGTGTACTCGCCGGACAAGGCACCGCTCCGCATCAGAAGCGTTACGCTGATGCGCCGGACCTGGAATCCGCTGCGCGACGCGGTGCTGCGCCCCATCCCCTGGCTCGGGCGCTTTCCCCCTGAATGA
- a CDS encoding DUF3078 domain-containing protein yields the protein MAHLMVAVMPVAAFAQEDIDPKARDAAAAAAAARHASDSLDGKWQRSGVFNINMTQVNLTNWAAGGFSSVSGIALFNGTANWKKGRRAWDNSLVLAFGGQHIHNGTDPQKTDDRIELNSKYGYELNKAWYLAGVLQFKTQFTEGFDANGTRISNLLAPGYALLGIGFDYRPNDKFTVFISPATARMVIVTDETLWGGSTDPEMRVYGVKYGNTTELEAGGYLRAQYQTELAKNITFMTRGDLFSNYLREPGNLDVTWETLWTFKVNSWFAATLNTLLLYDHDTKLPKVDENNIPYAGPATQFKQTLGIGLTFKL from the coding sequence TTGGCACACCTTATGGTGGCCGTGATGCCTGTGGCGGCATTCGCCCAGGAGGACATCGACCCCAAAGCGCGTGATGCCGCCGCAGCAGCAGCAGCAGCAAGGCACGCATCGGATTCGCTCGATGGCAAATGGCAGAGGTCCGGGGTCTTCAACATCAACATGACCCAGGTGAACCTGACGAACTGGGCTGCCGGCGGCTTCAGCTCCGTGAGCGGCATCGCCCTGTTCAACGGGACCGCCAACTGGAAGAAGGGCCGCCGCGCTTGGGATAACAGCCTGGTGCTCGCGTTCGGCGGGCAGCACATCCACAATGGCACCGACCCGCAGAAGACCGATGACCGCATCGAGCTGAACAGCAAGTACGGGTATGAGCTCAACAAGGCGTGGTACCTCGCGGGGGTGCTCCAGTTCAAGACGCAATTCACCGAGGGCTTCGATGCCAATGGCACACGCATCTCCAACCTGCTCGCTCCCGGCTACGCCCTCCTCGGCATCGGCTTCGACTACCGGCCGAACGACAAGTTCACCGTGTTCATCTCACCCGCTACGGCCCGCATGGTGATCGTGACCGACGAGACCCTCTGGGGCGGGAGCACCGACCCTGAGATGAGGGTCTACGGCGTCAAGTACGGGAATACCACGGAACTGGAGGCCGGCGGCTACCTGCGCGCCCAGTACCAGACCGAGCTTGCGAAGAACATCACCTTCATGACGCGCGGCGACCTCTTCAGCAACTACCTGCGCGAACCCGGCAATCTGGATGTGACCTGGGAAACGCTCTGGACCTTCAAGGTGAACAGCTGGTTCGCGGCCACCCTGAACACCCTGCTGCTCTACGACCACGACACCAAGCTTCCGAAAGTGGACGAGAACAACATTCCCTACGCAGGCCCTGCCACCCAATTCAAGCAAACACTGGGCATCGGGCTCACCTTCAAGCTCTGA
- the smpB gene encoding SsrA-binding protein SmpB, which translates to MAGQHIDIRNRKAEFEYHLLDRFECGLVLMGSEIKSIRAGGASINEAFCVFAGDELVVRNMQVNPYGTAVHYVHEPKRDRKLLLHRTELNKLRRKLKDAGITIVPVRLFINERGLAKLEVALAKGKKAFDKRESIKARDVKRDLEREG; encoded by the coding sequence ATGGCCGGCCAGCACATCGATATCAGGAACCGGAAAGCGGAGTTCGAGTACCACCTGCTCGACCGCTTCGAGTGCGGGCTGGTGCTCATGGGCAGCGAGATCAAGAGCATCCGTGCGGGCGGAGCGAGCATCAACGAGGCGTTCTGCGTATTCGCCGGGGACGAGCTGGTGGTGCGGAACATGCAGGTGAACCCCTACGGCACGGCGGTGCATTACGTGCATGAGCCCAAGCGGGACCGGAAGCTGCTGCTGCATCGCACGGAGCTCAACAAGCTGCGGCGCAAGCTCAAGGATGCCGGTATCACCATCGTTCCGGTGCGCCTCTTCATCAATGAGCGCGGCCTGGCCAAGCTGGAGGTGGCCCTCGCCAAGGGGAAGAAGGCCTTCGATAAGCGCGAGAGCATCAAGGCCCGCGATGTGAAGCGCGACCTGGAACGCGAGGGCTGA
- a CDS encoding TonB-dependent receptor codes for MFRWAALLPCLIPVWVSGQCTVRGTVRGPEGPVPFASIALEGRSRGTAADAQGRFMLEALPCGPVRLAVSAVGYRRRSLTVQAADEAAVIVLEPAAAELEEVVVSGTMAPVSRDASPVPVEVITPALFRKNPGPALLDAVGMVNGVRPQLNCSVCNTGDIHINGMEGPYTLVLIDGMPIVSGLSTVYGLSGIPTSLIERVEVVKGPGSALYGSEAMGGIINVITKDPVLAPRLSIDLMTTSWQEHHTDLGFALGKGRLRSLTGINSYLYDKARDENSDGFTDITLQKRFSIFEKLTLQRPDKRLASLAMRVVGEDRWGGEMDWAPAFAGGDSIYGETIATRRWELIGQYQLPVPGQVMLQVSANGHHQDSWYGTTPYDAVQRVFFGQLYWRHRRAARHHMLAGLAYRSTFYDDNTPATAIGEAPQVRNSPERRPLPGIFLQDEWSVTDRSVLLMGYRLDHDRDHGLVQSPRLAYKFAPSGRFTLRANAGTGYRVVNLFTEDHAALTGARKVVITEDLLPERSWNATLNAVRKWTGEMRSIGLDASLFFTRFSNRILPDYDTDPDLILYRNLDGHGIAQGISLNVEARLGRGFRANAGATWMDVHTVEGAKREDQYFAPGWQGTFALSQELPRRLSVDLTGQWYGPMRLPVQPNDFRPAYSPWYTLINLQVKHRLNNRLELYGGAKNVLDFVPQDPLMRPFDPFDRSVDDQVANPHGHTFDASYMYAPLQGRRWFLGLRFTLD; via the coding sequence ATGTTCCGGTGGGCCGCCCTCCTTCCCTGCCTCATCCCGGTGTGGGTATCGGGCCAATGCACGGTGCGCGGCACGGTGCGCGGCCCGGAGGGCCCGGTGCCCTTCGCCAGCATCGCGCTGGAGGGCCGGTCGCGCGGCACGGCGGCCGATGCCCAGGGCCGTTTCATGTTGGAGGCGCTTCCCTGCGGCCCGGTGCGCCTGGCGGTGAGCGCGGTGGGCTACCGCAGGCGCTCGCTCACGGTGCAGGCGGCCGATGAGGCGGCGGTGATCGTGCTCGAACCCGCGGCTGCGGAGCTGGAAGAGGTGGTGGTGTCCGGTACCATGGCCCCTGTGTCGCGCGATGCCAGCCCCGTGCCCGTGGAGGTGATCACGCCTGCGCTCTTCCGGAAGAACCCGGGGCCTGCGTTGCTCGATGCCGTGGGGATGGTGAACGGCGTGCGCCCCCAACTGAACTGCAGCGTGTGCAACACCGGCGATATACACATCAACGGCATGGAGGGCCCTTACACCCTCGTGCTCATCGACGGCATGCCCATCGTGAGCGGGTTGAGCACGGTGTACGGGCTGAGCGGCATCCCCACCAGCCTCATCGAGCGCGTGGAGGTGGTGAAGGGGCCGGGCAGCGCCCTCTATGGCAGCGAGGCCATGGGCGGCATCATCAACGTGATCACCAAGGACCCCGTGCTGGCCCCGCGCCTCAGCATCGACCTGATGACCACCTCGTGGCAGGAGCACCACACCGATCTGGGCTTCGCACTCGGCAAGGGGAGGCTGCGCAGCCTCACGGGCATCAACAGTTACCTGTACGACAAGGCGCGCGACGAGAACAGCGACGGCTTCACCGATATCACCCTGCAGAAGCGGTTCTCCATCTTCGAGAAGCTCACCCTGCAGCGTCCCGACAAGCGGCTGGCCAGCCTAGCGATGCGCGTGGTGGGTGAGGACCGCTGGGGCGGGGAGATGGACTGGGCACCGGCCTTCGCCGGGGGCGACAGCATCTACGGCGAGACCATCGCCACGCGGCGCTGGGAACTCATCGGCCAGTATCAGTTGCCGGTACCTGGGCAGGTGATGCTGCAGGTCTCGGCCAACGGGCATCATCAGGACAGCTGGTATGGCACCACGCCCTACGATGCCGTGCAGCGCGTGTTCTTCGGTCAGCTGTACTGGAGGCACCGCCGTGCCGCTCGGCACCATATGCTCGCAGGCCTGGCGTACCGGAGCACCTTTTATGATGACAACACCCCGGCCACCGCGATCGGCGAGGCACCACAGGTACGAAACAGCCCCGAGCGGCGGCCGTTGCCCGGGATCTTCCTGCAGGATGAGTGGTCGGTTACCGACCGGAGCGTACTGCTCATGGGTTACCGCCTCGATCACGATCGCGACCATGGCCTGGTGCAGTCACCGCGTCTCGCGTACAAGTTCGCGCCCTCCGGCCGGTTCACCCTGCGCGCGAACGCGGGCACGGGCTACAGGGTGGTGAACCTCTTCACCGAGGACCATGCGGCGCTCACGGGCGCGCGTAAGGTGGTAATCACCGAGGACCTGCTGCCCGAGCGCTCGTGGAACGCAACGCTCAATGCCGTCCGCAAGTGGACCGGGGAGATGCGCTCCATCGGCCTCGACGCCTCCCTCTTCTTCACGCGCTTCAGCAACCGCATCCTGCCGGACTACGACACCGACCCGGACCTCATCCTGTACCGCAACCTCGACGGCCACGGGATCGCGCAGGGCATCAGCCTCAATGTGGAGGCACGCCTTGGCCGCGGCTTCAGGGCCAATGCGGGAGCCACGTGGATGGACGTGCACACCGTGGAGGGCGCCAAACGTGAGGACCAGTACTTCGCGCCGGGCTGGCAGGGCACTTTCGCGTTGAGCCAGGAGCTGCCGCGCCGCCTCAGCGTCGACCTGACCGGCCAGTGGTACGGCCCCATGCGCCTGCCGGTGCAGCCCAACGACTTCCGTCCGGCGTATTCGCCATGGTATACGCTGATCAACCTGCAGGTGAAGCACCGCCTCAACAATCGTCTTGAGCTCTACGGCGGGGCGAAGAACGTGCTCGACTTCGTGCCGCAGGACCCGTTGATGCGGCCCTTCGACCCCTTCGATCGGTCGGTTGATGACCAGGTGGCGAACCCGCACGGCCACACCTTCGACGCCTCGTACATGTACGCGCCCCTGCAGGGCCGACGCTGGTTCCTCGGGCTGCGCTTCACGCTGGATTGA